CGCTTGAGTAAGGACTACGAACTCGAACTCGAATCTAGTCAAGCGATGATTTATGGAGCGATGATTCGACTCATGAGACGACGGCTCGCCACTTTATCCTGATCGACTTTGGAAATCAGCTCTTAGAACTATTGTCAAAAATGTCCACTACATAATCTTGACTCATAGCGAAAAGGCATCGATTTTCTGTAGAAAATCGATGCCTTTTCATCCATATTATTCTTATTTCTTGGGTAACTTGAGCTATTAGCAGTCAGTTCGACTACCTATAAACCATTTCCAATTAGGATAAAGGGTGCCCAATAATAGGGATGACTCAGGTCAATTTTGCTGCTGCTGTCTTGAACTAATGGTCTGGCTCCAGCCCGGAAGGTGTTGAGTTGCTGGATAGTTACTTTGCCTGTGATGAAATCACGCCGGATATCTTGCATTGCTTTAACTTTTGTCATGTTTGGCTTGGCAAGATTTTCATAGAAGCGTTGCATGTAGAGTCCGGTAGCGGGGTCATTGACTTGCCAGAGGGAGGCAATGACAGCTTTGGCTCCACGTTGGAGAAATGCATTGCTGATGCCAGCAATTTCGAGGCCATCTTCTTCGCGCTTTGCCCCAAGTGCAGTTTCGCAGGCAGAGAGGACAACTAAATGGATGTTAGCAAGATCATCAAGGTTATCGATTTCAGTAACAGGTAAATATTTACCGTCGCCAAGGACGAGGAAGGATTTGTCGATGGCTCCAGGAACAAATTTACCGTGGGTGGCCATGTGGAGAATGTTGTAGCTAGAGAGGCGAGTTTTGAGGACAGACTGTGTAAAAGTTTCGTTGAGGAACCTCGTACCAGAGAAGATGCCGGGGTCTGGTTCACTCGTTTTGACGATCGCGTCAATTTCTTTGGGGACGCTAGGCAGCGCATTGAATCCCGGTAAGCTGTTGGACAGTCCGAGGCCAATTACTTTCGGGCGATCGGGGAGACGGGCTGAGGCTTCTGTTTTACTAGCGGCAACGATCGTTGAGATGGTGTAATCTTGGGCCAGATATTTTTTGCCATCATGGAGCGCACCCATAGGGATATAGCGGGTGGCCCGATCGGGGGCGAAGATGAGATTGGTGATGGGGATAGGGGCTGTTTTGATCGCTTGCTGTAGCTTTGAGGGGAACATCCAGTTGTAGAGTTTTTGGCTGAGGGCTTTTGCACGGGTGGTATCAGCTTGTGTGCAGGTAAGGGTTTCGCAGCGTTTCATTTCCTTGCGAAAATCGATGATAGTATCTGCGAGTTCTTTTTGGGTGACTTTGACTTCGTAGCGGGTAAGGACGGGACCTTCGCTGGCGACGAGCAGCCACATTTTGTTTTCGAGAACTAGGGGATAGATTAGGAGGCTACCGGGTTGGGCGCTGAGGAGTTCGGCAGCGCGGCGGCGGAGATTGTTATTAGGGTTGCTAGGATCGATCCAAGCGCTGTCGTTTTTTGCACGTTGTGCGAGTTTTGTGCGGAGGGTTTTGACAAGTTGCTCGAAGGCCTGATTCTGTTGGTCTTTGAGGTTAGTTAGTTGCAGTAATTTATTGGAGGTTCTGCAGGTAGGATTGCGTTTGCATTTCAGTAGATCTTGGCTAAAGGCGATGAGGGTATCATAGGTTTTGAGGATAGCCTGTTCGGATTGACTGAGGGCAACTTGTTCGGATGTTTGGGTTGAGCGTGTGTAGCTCTTTGTTTCTTGAATTTTTAGCAGTTCGAGTACTTGTTGAGCTTCACCGATACGGCCTTCGGCAAGAAGCAGATCCGCTAGTGTACGATATGTAGAGGAAATAACTTCTGTATAGGTTTCTTGGTTTCTGCGTGGGAGCGTACGGATGTCTTGTCGTAGAGATTCATAAACATTGACTGACTGCTTGAGAATAATTATAGTAAGTAGTCTTTTGCCCAATACCGAAGAGACACGAGCAATATTCTTCAGCGTAGTCGCTTCACTACTACGATCACCTATCGCACGAAGCAATGTTAAGGCTTGATTGTAGTAGTCTAATGCTTGTTGTCTCTGGCCCAAGTCTAAATAGGCACGACCAATATTATTTAGTGTGATCGCTTCACTACGACGATTAACTGTAGGGCGGAGTAGTTTTAAGGCTTGATTATAATAGTCTAATGCTCGCTTTTGCTCACCCAAGATTGAGTAGATAATACCAATATTATTAAGTGTACCTGCTTCGCCACCACGATTACCTACTGCATGAAATAATG
Above is a window of Romeriopsis navalis LEGE 11480 DNA encoding:
- a CDS encoding CHAT domain-containing protein; its protein translation is MRIANLDRLIFCGVFVMCARRYTIQLLWLLVLVGLIGPSAVAQAEVPRQLVAQAPEDVRKEIDQEIAQGKYLFKEGSVQSLRQAIERFVRALKLSKKANFRDKQFLSLLVLGGAYSVLGEQQQALDYYNQALILRRAVGDHNGEATTLNNIGIIYSILGKQQQALDYYNQALKLSRAMNDHSGEATTLNNIGRAYSILGKQQKVLSYYNQALRLSRAVRDLSSETTTLNNIGRVYSNLGEQQQALNYYNRALRLSRAVRDLSSEATTLNNIGRVYSNLGEQQQALNYYNRALRLSRAVRDLSSEATTLNNIGRVYSDLGERLQALDYYNQGLPLFRAVGNRNGEAAALKNIGIVYSDLGEQLRALDYYNQALPLFHAVGNRGGEAGTLNNIGIIYSILGEQKRALDYYNQALKLLRPTVNRRSEAITLNNIGRAYLDLGQRQQALDYYNQALTLLRAIGDRSSEATTLKNIARVSSVLGKRLLTIIILKQSVNVYESLRQDIRTLPRRNQETYTEVISSTYRTLADLLLAEGRIGEAQQVLELLKIQETKSYTRSTQTSEQVALSQSEQAILKTYDTLIAFSQDLLKCKRNPTCRTSNKLLQLTNLKDQQNQAFEQLVKTLRTKLAQRAKNDSAWIDPSNPNNNLRRRAAELLSAQPGSLLIYPLVLENKMWLLVASEGPVLTRYEVKVTQKELADTIIDFRKEMKRCETLTCTQADTTRAKALSQKLYNWMFPSKLQQAIKTAPIPITNLIFAPDRATRYIPMGALHDGKKYLAQDYTISTIVAASKTEASARLPDRPKVIGLGLSNSLPGFNALPSVPKEIDAIVKTSEPDPGIFSGTRFLNETFTQSVLKTRLSSYNILHMATHGKFVPGAIDKSFLVLGDGKYLPVTEIDNLDDLANIHLVVLSACETALGAKREEDGLEIAGISNAFLQRGAKAVIASLWQVNDPATGLYMQRFYENLAKPNMTKVKAMQDIRRDFITGKVTIQQLNTFRAGARPLVQDSSSKIDLSHPYYWAPFILIGNGL